TTTCGCGATTGGGAACGATAGCGGGCTGCTATGTCCTTGACGGCTCGGTTAGCCGCGCAAGCGATGGGATGCGGATTATCCGTGATAACATCGTGGTCTATGACGGCAAGATATCATCGTTGAAGAGATTCAAGGAAGATGTGCGGGAGGTCCAGTCGGGATACGAGTGCGGAATCATGATAGAAAACTATAATGATATAAAGGTCGGCGATATTCTCGAAAACTACCTCATAGAGAAGATAGCGGGTAAACTCTAAGGAGCTCCGGACCAGAACAAGCAGCCGGCGAAGAAGAAGGCGTCTTCTTTCCTTTTCTCTTAACTGATTACTACTCACTGCTCGACTGCTGTTAATGCATTCATCCTATGCTGCCATATAAAAGATCACAGAGAGTCAGCGACCTGCTCAGGGAGGAGATCGCTGATATCATCATGAGGAAGGTGAAGGATCCGCGCCTCGGCTTTGTGACGGTCACGGGCGTTGATATTACGGATGACCTTAAGATAGCGAAGGTCTTCGTCAGCATCCTCAACGAAGAAGAGAAGGAGACTACGATGACGATACTCAACGCTGCGAAGAGCTATATACGTTCTGAAGTGGCAAAGAGGGTAAGGATGAAGTTTATACCGTCACTGGAATTCAGGATAGACGAATCGATAGAACGCGGTGACCGGATTGACAGGTTGCTGAAAGAGATAAAGGAAAAGCTTTGATCCCCGGGGAACTTATCGCCCTTATCGGGAAAGAGAAAACTTTCTTTATCGCAACCCACATCAACCCTGACGGCGATGCACTCGGCTCATCCCTTGCACTCTCCCTTGCCCTTGAGTCACTGGGCAAGGAGACGGCGCTCTAT
This window of the Thermodesulfovibrionales bacterium genome carries:
- the rbfA gene encoding 30S ribosome-binding factor RbfA — its product is MLPYKRSQRVSDLLREEIADIIMRKVKDPRLGFVTVTGVDITDDLKIAKVFVSILNEEEKETTMTILNAAKSYIRSEVAKRVRMKFIPSLEFRIDESIERGDRIDRLLKEIKEKL